Below is a window of Myxococcales bacterium DNA.
GCGGGGGCAGGCGGATGCGGCGGCCGTCCGGGGCCTCGGTCGACAACAGGACATCCTGCAGGAAGTCCTGGTCCATCACGCGCTCGATGGGCGTGATCGGGGAGTGTGGGATCTGCGCCGAGCGGAGCGCCCGGGCGATCTGCTCGGCGGTGTGCTGCGAAGTGATCGCCGCGATGTCCGCGTGCAGCTTGGTCTTGTTCTGCCGGCGCCCCTCGTTCGTGGTGAGATCGGGACGATCGAGCGGGCGGAAGGGCTCTTCGGCGACCAGCCGCTGCCACTGCACGTCGCTGCCGACGGCGAGGTACACGAAGCCATCGGCGGTGGGGTAGGCGTTGGTCGGAATGAACTGGCGATGTTCGTTCCCGGAGCGCTTGAGCTCCTCCGGCGGGCTGCCCATGTCGAGCATGGGCAAGAACGTCAAGAGCCAGCTCGTTGCGACCTGTGCCATCGAGATGTCGATGGCGCGACCGTTTCCGGTCCGGTGTCGCTCGAGCAGGGCCAGCAGCACTTGCGCAAAGGCCTCGTCGCCGGCCTTCAGGTCGATGAGCGGCGGGCCGTTCTGCATCGGAGGGCCGCCCGGCTCACCCGTCACGTCCATGTAGCCACACTGGGCCTGGAGCACCGGATCGTAGCCGGGCACGTTGGGGTGAGCGAGGCCCATCGCCGAGATGCAACACCACACCATCTCCGGCCGAATGGTCCGCAGCGTGGCGTAGTCGATGCCGAGC
It encodes the following:
- a CDS encoding CoA transferase, with protein sequence MSTTDPRPVVLSVEQALSMSYATLRFAHLGWRVIRIEPTPSPRLRTRGDPNRHIGRKVADGDRHSYFVGPNSGKEAIALNLKEPEGRALLGRLIRELGVDVFCTNTMPARHVSLGIDYATLRTIRPEMVWCCISAMGLAHPNVPGYDPVLQAQCGYMDVTGEPGGPPMQNGPPLIDLKAGDEAFAQVLLALLERHRTGNGRAIDISMAQVATSWLLTFLPMLDMGSPPEELKRSGNEHRQFIPTNAYPTADGFVYLAVGSDVQWQRLVAEEPFRPLDRPDLTTNEGRRQNKTKLHADIAAITSQHTAEQIARALRSAQIPHSPITPIERVMDQDFLQDVLLSTEAPDGRRIRLPPPAVSTEFLVANQRKLSFAPAYGEHTDSVLTELGVPAAELQTLRARGVIA